Below is a genomic region from Spirochaetota bacterium.
TTGGCATGGAGATGGTGTTAGATGAACTTGGAAGAATTGAGCATGGCGTGTTCTCTTGATGCAGGTTTTTCGCATCGCAAAGACACGATACATCAATGACTTGACTGGCTCAGGGGCGAAAGCATACGGAGGGAGGTGGAATCGTAAGGGTTATGGCGTTATTTATACCTCAGAAAGCAGATCCCTTGCAACATTAGAATATCTGGTTCATGTTCCTCTATCTATCATACCAACCGGTTTAAGCATTGCCTGCATTGAAATACCTGATGACATAATTCCCAAACTCATTTCAATAGATGATTTGCCTCTCAATTGGCGTGATTATCCCGCGCCTCCGGGATTAGCTGAGTTGGGAACTGATTGGGTTTTATCAAGGGACTCGCTCTTGCTTCGTATCCCTTCAGTTATTGTTGAGAATGAATCTAATGTGCTTATCAATCCAATCCATCCGGAAATAAATAATGTTGCCATTTCACGCGTTGAAAGCTATACCTTTGATAATCGCCTAACCAGATAAAGCTTTTCACCATGATATCAAACAAGGACTCGATCTTCTCCTATATGTTATCGAGTTGGGCTGGTGAGAAATTTTGCCAGTGCCGATCCATTTACCATATGCTTTTCAATCCTTGTCCCTATATGATTCAATAGGCTGGGATGGAATGTTGGTAGGTTTTGGCTGATTTAAGACTTAAGCAGTGTACATAGATAGATTAACTATAATTTCAAAGTGAAGCATGGCATCTTGATAACTGCTGAAAGATGTCATTCCCCTGTATGCGCCTGAGCATTCAAGTGAATGGCATTAGTGTAAAGTTAATGCCCCCTTTCTGCTTTATTGCCTTATGAGCAATTACATTTTGAAAATAGGGAGCGTGCCTTACATATGCCATCCTAATGGGCAATACGTTTACATATTAGCGAATTAGAGCAATATACCATTATTTCCTTATCTGTATTCGCTAATGAAGATTTGGTCATCGCTGGTATCAGATTGTGACCAGACGATTACTGTATTGCCAATATTATCCATGGCTACATTTGGGTCTGAAACATCTCCACTTATAGAGCTAATTCTATCATTGATATCTGCTGGATGTGTCCATGTTCTGTTTCTATATTCGCTTTTAAATATTTGATAACTTGAACCATCATCTTGTCTCCATACAATAATATGATTGTCCCCATTGTCCATTGCAATCCTGGGATACATGGCATCCTCGTTATCTGGACTTATATTGTCATCATAGTTTGCTGGATGTTTCCAAGTGCCACTACTATATTCACTCATGAATATTTGCCAGTTATGGGAGGAGTCTAATTGCCGCCATGAAATAATAGCGTTTCCGCTATTATCCATAGCGACCTGTGGATGTTCAGCATCTTCAGAATCAGGGCTGACGTTGTCATCCAGGTTTGCTGGATGTGTCCATATTCCGCTCCTGTATTCGCTTTTGAATATTTGTAGTTTGCCGCTATTATCCTTTTGCTCCCATACAATCATAGCATTTCCACTATTATCCA
It encodes:
- a CDS encoding RES family NAD+ phosphorylase, which codes for MQVFRIAKTRYINDLTGSGAKAYGGRWNRKGYGVIYTSESRSLATLEYLVHVPLSIIPTGLSIACIEIPDDIIPKLISIDDLPLNWRDYPAPPGLAELGTDWVLSRDSLLLRIPSVIVENESNVLINPIHPEINNVAISRVESYTFDNRLTR